The segment TTTTGTGGGAAATTGTCTGGTTGGTTAATTGCTTTAGCCTGAATTGCCTGTATAGCAATCCGAGAATAATAGCGAGTAATAAAATATCTGCAATCGCTACATTTTTTGAAAAGGTAGCTTGCTTGAGACTTCCCTGTTGAATCAGTTTTTCCTTTTGTAAAAGTTGTATGTCCTTTTCTTTCTCTTTGGTTTCAAATACAACCCTCATTTTTTCAGCCTGCTTAATTCTTTCTGAATTAAACATAGAATCGTCGATTGCGGTGTATTGCTGAAAGTTCTGGAGTGCAGAAAGATAATTACCGGTAGCAGAATCAGCCTTGAATTGCATCCGTTTGATATTTCGCAAAAGGTTTGTAGAATAAGAACTTTTATCATCGAAGGAATCAATTTGTAAAGATCTTGCAAGAAATTCTTTGGCGATTGCATATTTTTTTTGCTCGACGTAAAATTTTCCGATCTTATAATACGCCGCAGGGCCACTAATAGATTCAACAGAAAAAATTACCTTTTTTGTGTGTCTCTGCGCTAAAACATCAAGCGATATCATCTGGAGGTAATATTTTTCAGCAATATCATATTTACGAAGTGCAAAATAACAATCAGCCTTGGCTCCCGCCATCGTCTCTTTATCACCAAGCCTGACTGGTGGCTTCTCATTTTCAAAATTCAGCAGTAATTTTAACGCTTCCCCGGGCCGTTGTAATTGAAGGAGCTGTTCCGTTATTTTCGCATAAGTATTGTATTTAAAAGCATAATCTATATTATCTTTTGCTGAGATAAAATATTTCATACTGTTTTCGTGCTGACCAAGGGATGCATAAATCTCTCCCATATAGTAGTACACCATTGACATATCATTTGGGTTGGTACCAGTTGCTTTAATGTTTTTTATTGTTTCCAAGGCATAAAATAATGCATCATTCAGGTCGCCATCCAACTGAGAAATGTTTGACATTAACAAATAAAATTTATAGACTCTCTTTTTTTGTGCTGCCTTTAGCAAGCTGATGGCACTGGTAAGTAAATTTTTTGCACTATCATACCTGCCTTTTGATTTAAAGACTCCGGCAATGTCGTACATGACTTCAGCTGTTTCTGAAGTGTCATTCAAATCTTTGTAAAGTTGCAGCGCTTTTCCAAAGGTGTTAAATACGTAAGCGTACGTACTGTCTGTAACAGGGAGATGAATTGCTAAATCATACCACCACCTTGCTTCACTTCTTTTGTCGCCGTTTTTTTGATGATATCTTATAACCTTCAGAAATGATTCTTTGCCTTCGTTGAATTCTCCGGCAGAAAAGTAGTATTTTCCTAAAGCAATGAGAGACTCCTGCTTCCAGTGCAGGTTTTGAATAATTTCTGACAATGATAATGCGGCTAGCAAATACTTGTAGGCACTATCTAGATTGCTTTTTTTTTCCCCAGGTAGAAACAGAAAGTTTTCACCCAAAACAAGTAAAAGCCTTGCCTGCTGATCTTTGGGAACAAGTGACAAAAAAGTCTTTGCCTGTGTAACATTACCTTTCTTAGCGTTAATCTTACATTGTAAAAAACATGCCTCCTGATACCCGGATTTGTACTGTAGTGTTTTGCTTAACTTTAGTGCCTGCTTTGAAAAATAAATAATACTGTCATCGGATCCACGGCGCCAGTAATAACTGCAAATCCTTATCAATAATTTTACTTTAGTGGAATCCTCTTTGGCTGACCTTAGTTGTTTAAGTAATAAGGTGTTTGATGTGTCTTTATACTTCATCACTCCTAGCCCGAGGTTAGTAAGCTCCTGAGACCGGCCTTCTATTGATGAAAATAAAAATGCCAACAGCAGAATAATTTTATTCATTACTCTAGACATTGATGTTGAATAAATATACCTACAATTAATTTAAGCCGGATAGAATGTTTGGTTTTCTATGTTCCGATCCAGTAAAATTTTATCCATACCATTGAGATGAAAGCCATTGTCTTCAAACCCAAACTAATGGTTTTATAGATTAATATGTGATCAAACGAATAAAAGCTTTGATTTTTAATTTTCGAATCATCCGGTCGTTCAATGTGTAACTGTGAATCCCATTAAGCGTTGATTAAAGTGCCCTTGCATTCCAATATAAAATCTGGATTATTTTGCGTATCAATTGCTGATACATTAGTATGACGCATGCTTTTATTCAATTCACTCCTCATAAAGTAATAAATAAGGATTTGCGTATGTATTGTACTATGTTCTCCGTTTTGTATCCTGCAACAGTAGTGTCTTCCAAGAACACTATTTCACCGCCACAAAATCTCATTGCGTCTCCCAGACTGGCAGTAATTTCTACTTCACCGTTCAGTGGAATAATGAATTGTCTTGCCGGTGCATTGTGAAAGGCCCAATCGTAGTTTACTTTATTTTCCCAAAACATGAGAGTCTTGGTTTCAAACCATATAGAG is part of the Lacibacter sediminis genome and harbors:
- a CDS encoding histidine kinase dimerization/phosphoacceptor domain -containing protein, whose amino-acid sequence is MNKIILLLAFLFSSIEGRSQELTNLGLGVMKYKDTSNTLLLKQLRSAKEDSTKVKLLIRICSYYWRRGSDDSIIYFSKQALKLSKTLQYKSGYQEACFLQCKINAKKGNVTQAKTFLSLVPKDQQARLLLVLGENFLFLPGEKKSNLDSAYKYLLAALSLSEIIQNLHWKQESLIALGKYYFSAGEFNEGKESFLKVIRYHQKNGDKRSEARWWYDLAIHLPVTDSTYAYVFNTFGKALQLYKDLNDTSETAEVMYDIAGVFKSKGRYDSAKNLLTSAISLLKAAQKKRVYKFYLLMSNISQLDGDLNDALFYALETIKNIKATGTNPNDMSMVYYYMGEIYASLGQHENSMKYFISAKDNIDYAFKYNTYAKITEQLLQLQRPGEALKLLLNFENEKPPVRLGDKETMAGAKADCYFALRKYDIAEKYYLQMISLDVLAQRHTKKVIFSVESISGPAAYYKIGKFYVEQKKYAIAKEFLARSLQIDSFDDKSSYSTNLLRNIKRMQFKADSATGNYLSALQNFQQYTAIDDSMFNSERIKQAEKMRVVFETKEKEKDIQLLQKEKLIQQGSLKQATFSKNVAIADILLLAIILGLLYRQFRLKQLTNQTISHKNEVLEHLLTEKEWLLKEVHHRVKNNLQIMISLLNTQSNYVESNDAVTAIRESQERMQAISLIHQKLYNADETAYINIKEYTSELVEHIRNGFSGASGIVFNLNITDYQMDVAQAVPLGLILNEAISNIFKYAFPGGLSGIVNISLTHSKDDHSFLLTISDNGAGFDQKNYDLTKKASFGLRLMQGLSKQIGGSFKIENNNGVVIQVAFGESKETILMRSKSSKITIEAV
- a CDS encoding cupin domain-containing protein, which encodes MHYTRIHVYENSDSRFEMVHSPLIDNRFMGSISIWFETKTLMFWENKVNYDWAFHNAPARQFIIPLNGEVEITASLGDAMRFCGGEIVFLEDTTVAGYKTENIVQYIRKSLFITL